One part of the Caproiciproducens sp. CPB-2 genome encodes these proteins:
- a CDS encoding class I SAM-dependent methyltransferase — protein MGEYLNQRNEIKQFFDGCAENWDTHCTFNKEKIASIVTLSGIKAGSRVVDIACGTGVLFPEILLRNPASVLGIDLSDEMISRARSKFADSRLRLLASDLFDVHETGFDTALIFSAYPHFPDKPKLAEHLAGMLRLDGRFVIAHSEGRSSINHCHSGDTVSRISWPLRPAKEEAEAFLRYFHVDMLIDTPEIYLISGTKRSDPKE, from the coding sequence ATGGGCGAATATTTAAATCAACGAAACGAAATAAAACAGTTCTTTGACGGATGCGCAGAAAATTGGGACACTCATTGTACGTTCAACAAAGAAAAAATTGCGTCGATCGTCACCTTGTCGGGAATAAAGGCCGGGTCGCGGGTGGTGGATATCGCCTGCGGGACCGGCGTATTGTTCCCCGAAATCCTTTTACGCAACCCTGCTTCTGTCTTGGGTATCGACTTGTCGGACGAGATGATATCCAGGGCGCGAAGCAAATTTGCTGATTCCCGTTTGCGGCTGCTTGCCTCGGACTTGTTTGACGTACATGAGACCGGCTTTGACACAGCCCTGATATTCAGCGCTTATCCCCATTTTCCCGATAAACCAAAGCTTGCGGAGCATCTGGCAGGTATGTTGAGGCTGGACGGAAGATTCGTCATTGCTCACAGCGAGGGGAGAAGCTCCATCAATCATTGTCATTCGGGTGATACAGTGAGCCGGATTTCGTGGCCTTTGCGTCCTGCAAAAGAAGAAGCCGAAGCATTTCTCCGTTATTTTCATGTGGATATGTTAATCGACACCCCGGAAATTTACCTCATTTCCGGCACAAAAAGATCAGATCCGAAGGAGTAG
- a CDS encoding ECF transporter S component: MKKTTTVNLTGTALCIALGILLPTFFHMIGAGPTFLPMHIPVLLCGFIFGWPYGAVCGFIVPLFSSVLTGMPPIFPTAAAMMLELCAYGALTGFFYQKLRWNVYPALICAMLGGRIVSGLANAVFMNMAGKAYGFAAFLSASFVVALPGMIIQMILIPIFILALEKAKMIQRERA, translated from the coding sequence ATGAAAAAAACAACGACAGTAAATCTGACCGGAACGGCGCTCTGTATCGCGCTCGGAATTCTGCTTCCCACCTTTTTCCATATGATCGGCGCCGGACCGACCTTTTTACCGATGCATATTCCTGTTTTACTTTGCGGATTCATTTTCGGGTGGCCGTATGGAGCGGTATGCGGATTCATTGTACCGCTTTTCTCTTCTGTTCTGACTGGAATGCCCCCCATTTTCCCGACGGCTGCGGCCATGATGCTTGAGCTTTGCGCTTACGGCGCACTGACCGGATTCTTTTATCAAAAGCTCCGCTGGAATGTCTACCCCGCGCTTATTTGCGCAATGCTTGGCGGACGGATTGTATCCGGTCTGGCAAATGCTGTGTTTATGAACATGGCAGGCAAGGCTTACGGCTTTGCCGCATTCCTTTCAGCTTCCTTTGTGGTGGCACTGCCGGGAATGATTATCCAAATGATTCTGATTCCGATTTTTATCCTGGCTTTGGAGAAGGCTAAAATGATACAAAGGGAAAGAGCGTAA
- a CDS encoding anti-sigma-I factor RsgI family protein: protein METIFRAAMNHIRAREDLKRKTKESLIASLSTAPAATQSRHRLSMRQRALIAACTVVCVCAMSAAAVSYYKTPASYLSLDINPSVELGVNGFGRIVSATAYNSEGTVILNGQNIMDADVESAVHTLVKSAAQKGFVAQDGSTVISVTSETDDTSDAIELEDAAAQGAETAIKSEGKTATISRDHIPLEKRDEAKKLAITPGKLSLIRKLQALDPSVTVSEYKSAKVTDIMKRIDELKNPADTDGNDTKDNSAPTDNSSAPDETAGEDTPNSSGTAVDDNQQADESSAVSSGEAGKDNVSDSSDDPEKEDTASSRKGETSSQAQSRSSNSNGSKVSRRSSSSPSSQQKR, encoded by the coding sequence ATGGAAACTATTTTTAGGGCCGCTATGAACCATATCCGTGCCAGGGAAGACCTGAAAAGAAAAACAAAGGAATCCCTCATTGCCAGTTTAAGCACGGCACCCGCTGCGACACAGAGCAGGCACAGGCTCTCCATGAGGCAAAGAGCCCTGATAGCAGCCTGTACCGTCGTTTGTGTGTGTGCAATGTCTGCTGCCGCAGTTTCCTACTATAAAACTCCCGCTTCCTATTTAAGCCTTGACATTAATCCCAGCGTTGAGCTGGGCGTCAATGGATTCGGAAGAATTGTGTCCGCAACAGCTTATAACAGCGAAGGCACAGTGATTCTGAACGGGCAAAACATCATGGACGCGGATGTCGAAAGCGCTGTCCATACTTTGGTTAAGTCGGCCGCGCAGAAAGGCTTTGTCGCACAGGACGGCTCAACGGTAATTTCCGTGACCTCTGAAACCGACGATACCTCGGACGCGATCGAACTGGAAGACGCCGCGGCACAGGGCGCAGAAACGGCAATAAAATCAGAAGGGAAGACCGCAACAATCAGCAGGGACCACATTCCCTTGGAAAAGCGGGATGAAGCCAAAAAGCTGGCCATTACTCCGGGCAAGCTGAGCTTGATACGAAAGCTGCAGGCGCTCGATCCCTCCGTCACTGTCAGCGAATACAAGAGTGCCAAAGTGACGGATATCATGAAAAGGATCGACGAACTGAAAAATCCGGCGGATACGGACGGGAACGATACAAAGGACAACTCTGCTCCGACGGATAACAGCAGCGCCCCCGATGAAACGGCCGGCGAAGATACACCGAATTCATCCGGCACAGCCGTTGACGACAATCAACAGGCTGATGAGAGTTCCGCGGTTTCCTCAGGTGAAGCCGGCAAAGACAATGTCTCCGATTCATCCGATGACCCGGAAAAAGAAGACACCGCTTCCAGCCGAAAAGGGGAAACGTCCTCTCAGGCACAAAGCCGCTCCAGCAATTCAAACGGCTCAAAAGTCAGCCGCCGTTCCTCTTCCTCCCCTTCAAGTCAGCAGAAACGATAA
- a CDS encoding RNA polymerase sigma factor: MEKTSSGTNDVVTEALDKYSDMVRRICFMYLKNEADVEDIFQNVFLKLLQNKRPFENGAHEKAWLCRVTINECKDFHKSFFRKNTCSIDDLEIPIEDKSEEGVLREVLSLPQKYRNVIYLFYFEDYSVPEIAVILGKNQNTIHTHLRRAKAILKNKLRGFDDGNYF; this comes from the coding sequence ATGGAAAAAACATCGTCCGGTACCAACGATGTTGTAACAGAAGCTCTCGACAAATATTCCGATATGGTTCGAAGAATATGCTTTATGTATCTTAAGAATGAAGCGGATGTGGAGGACATCTTTCAAAATGTCTTTTTAAAGCTGCTGCAAAATAAAAGACCGTTTGAAAACGGCGCGCATGAAAAGGCATGGCTCTGCAGAGTTACCATAAATGAATGCAAGGATTTCCACAAAAGCTTTTTCCGTAAAAATACTTGTTCCATCGACGACTTAGAAATTCCCATAGAGGATAAATCCGAAGAAGGTGTGTTGCGTGAAGTGTTGTCGCTTCCACAGAAATACAGAAATGTAATTTATCTGTTCTATTTCGAGGACTATTCGGTTCCTGAAATTGCAGTGATTCTTGGAAAAAATCAAAATACAATCCACACACATCTGCGAAGAGCGAAAGCAATTTTAAAGAACAAATTGAGAGGTTTTGATGATGGAAACTATTTTTAG
- a CDS encoding MalY/PatB family protein: MNSQFDQIIERKGTNSLKYDFAAERGKPEDVLPLWVADMDFKTSPFIIEALQKAAGHGIFGYSESKAGYFTALQSWYAQYFGWKLQSDWLVKTPGVVFAICMAIRALSKEGDSVLIQRPVYYPFSQSILDNDRKLVNNPLVYRDGKYQIDFEDFEEEIVRNKVKIFILCNPHNPVGRVWTKEELIRLGDICVKHGVYIVSDEIHADFVFEGHRHSVLANLKPEYLKRTITCTAPSKSFNLAGLQVSNILIANGEIRKKFQLEINRAGYSQLNTMGLVACQAAYENGRPWLEELKQYLAENLTFTRNFLSEKLPQIEMIEPEGTYLVWLDFRRLGLDDRQLEDLIVNRAKLWLDRGSIFGPEGKGFERVNIACPRATLQRALLQLEQAVNQQEI; encoded by the coding sequence ATGAACAGTCAGTTTGATCAGATAATAGAGAGAAAGGGTACGAATTCCCTCAAATATGATTTCGCCGCCGAACGCGGAAAACCGGAGGACGTTTTGCCCCTTTGGGTAGCCGACATGGATTTTAAAACGTCTCCTTTTATTATTGAAGCTTTACAGAAAGCCGCCGGACATGGAATTTTCGGTTACTCCGAAAGCAAAGCGGGCTATTTTACTGCCCTGCAAAGCTGGTATGCCCAATATTTCGGCTGGAAGCTTCAAAGCGACTGGCTTGTAAAAACGCCGGGCGTCGTTTTCGCAATCTGTATGGCCATTCGGGCCCTGTCGAAAGAAGGGGACTCTGTGTTAATCCAGCGCCCGGTGTATTACCCGTTTTCCCAGTCGATTCTGGACAACGACCGAAAGCTGGTGAATAACCCGCTCGTTTATCGCGACGGGAAATATCAGATCGATTTCGAGGACTTTGAAGAGGAAATCGTTCGGAACAAGGTGAAAATTTTTATTCTTTGCAACCCCCACAATCCGGTCGGCCGCGTGTGGACAAAGGAAGAGCTGATCCGCTTAGGCGATATTTGTGTAAAACACGGGGTCTATATTGTATCCGATGAAATCCATGCGGATTTTGTTTTCGAGGGGCACCGCCATTCTGTTCTTGCAAATCTGAAACCGGAATACCTAAAGAGAACCATCACCTGCACGGCGCCAAGCAAGAGCTTCAACCTGGCGGGCCTGCAGGTATCCAATATTTTGATCGCCAATGGGGAAATCAGAAAAAAATTTCAGCTTGAGATCAACAGGGCCGGCTATTCCCAGCTAAACACAATGGGGCTTGTCGCCTGCCAGGCGGCGTATGAAAACGGCAGGCCGTGGCTTGAGGAGCTCAAACAATACCTTGCTGAAAATCTCACGTTTACCAGAAATTTCTTGTCTGAAAAACTGCCGCAGATCGAAATGATCGAGCCGGAGGGGACTTATCTGGTGTGGCTCGATTTCCGCAGGCTCGGTCTGGATGACAGGCAGCTTGAAGATCTGATTGTGAACCGGGCAAAGCTGTGGCTGGACAGAGGTTCCATTTTCGGACCGGAGGGAAAGGGCTTTGAACGGGTCAATATCGCCTGCCCGAGGGCGACCCTGCAAAGAGCGCTGCTGCAGTTGGAGCAGGCGGTAAATCAGCAGGAAATCTGA
- a CDS encoding glycyl radical protein, which yields MLEKGFSKPTARVERLKDMIIHAKPCVESERAILITESYKETEGLPIIMRRAKAVEKIFNELPVTIRDDELIVGSMTKNPRSAGIYPEFSCEWVEKEFDTMTDRLADPFIISGQTKKELHDVFTYWKGRTVNELAASYMSQEAKDAMASGVFTVGNYFFGGVGHVNADYGKVLKIGFRGILAEVVNAMEKLDKLDPNYVRTQQFYHALIITYCAAITFAHRYAAKAKELAAAESDPVRKTELLQIARNCERVPEYGATNFYEACQSFWFVQAMIQIESSGHSVSPGRFDQYMYPYYAADKSVTEDFAKELIHCLWVKFNDVSKIRDEVSAQAFAGYGGFQNLCVGGQTPGGMDASNELSYLCMDACAAVKMPQPSFSIRVWQGTPDEFLYRACELARLGLGVPAMYNDEVIIPALENRGVSLEDARNYALIGCVEPQCPHKTDGWHDAAFVNVAKILEITLNNGKAGGKQLGPVTGDPTEWKSTDDLFAAFKKQIEYFVYYVAEADNCVDVAHTERCPLPFLSALVDDCIARGKSLQEGGAVYNFTGPQAFGVADCGDSVYAIQKNVFEDKNITLARLKEAMDANFGYGDGGVRSASSLTEEEIDRRMYQALAKLVGCHCGIDLASLRDRVMAEIQAPPEGDYEYIRKLMDSTPCYGNDIDEIDMIARKCALLYCKEVEKYRNPRGGLFQPGIYPVSANVLFGKDVGAMPDGRLAKQPLADGCSPRPGKDVEGPTAAANSVAKLDHTLVSNGSLYNMKFLPSAIAGDTGLKNFASVVRSYFDHKGQHIQFNVVDRETLLAAQKNPDDYRDLVVRVAGYSAHFVVLAKEVQDDIISRTEQTFR from the coding sequence GTGTTAGAAAAAGGATTTTCCAAACCGACCGCCAGAGTAGAGCGTCTGAAGGACATGATTATTCATGCCAAGCCCTGTGTGGAATCCGAGCGCGCTATTCTGATTACCGAGTCCTATAAGGAAACAGAGGGACTCCCTATCATCATGAGGCGTGCAAAGGCAGTGGAGAAAATTTTCAACGAGCTGCCCGTGACGATCCGTGACGACGAGCTGATCGTTGGTTCCATGACGAAGAATCCGCGTTCGGCGGGAATCTATCCCGAATTTTCCTGTGAATGGGTGGAAAAGGAATTCGATACCATGACCGACCGTCTGGCCGATCCTTTCATCATCTCCGGGCAGACCAAAAAAGAGCTTCATGACGTTTTTACCTATTGGAAGGGCAGGACGGTCAACGAGCTGGCCGCCTCCTATATGTCGCAGGAGGCAAAGGACGCGATGGCGTCGGGCGTCTTTACCGTCGGAAACTATTTCTTCGGCGGAGTGGGCCATGTGAACGCCGACTATGGCAAGGTGCTGAAGATCGGCTTCCGGGGAATCCTTGCGGAAGTGGTCAATGCGATGGAAAAGCTGGATAAGCTGGACCCCAACTATGTAAGAACCCAACAGTTCTACCATGCTCTGATCATTACCTATTGCGCGGCGATCACGTTCGCCCACCGGTACGCGGCGAAGGCAAAGGAGCTGGCTGCGGCCGAATCCGACCCCGTCAGGAAAACGGAGCTTCTTCAGATCGCCCGCAACTGTGAGCGGGTGCCGGAATACGGCGCGACCAATTTCTATGAGGCCTGTCAGTCGTTCTGGTTTGTTCAGGCGATGATCCAGATCGAGTCCAGCGGCCATTCCGTTTCCCCCGGGCGCTTCGACCAGTATATGTATCCGTATTACGCCGCGGATAAATCGGTTACCGAGGACTTCGCGAAAGAGCTGATCCACTGCCTGTGGGTCAAGTTCAATGACGTCAGCAAAATCCGCGACGAAGTTTCCGCTCAGGCGTTCGCCGGTTACGGCGGGTTCCAGAACCTTTGCGTCGGCGGGCAGACCCCCGGCGGGATGGACGCTTCCAACGAGCTGTCCTACCTCTGTATGGATGCCTGCGCCGCCGTGAAGATGCCGCAGCCTTCCTTCTCGATCCGTGTATGGCAGGGGACTCCGGACGAATTCCTCTACCGTGCGTGCGAGCTTGCCCGTCTCGGACTCGGCGTGCCGGCCATGTATAATGACGAGGTCATCATTCCGGCACTGGAAAACAGGGGCGTTTCTCTGGAGGATGCCCGCAATTACGCCCTGATCGGCTGCGTGGAGCCCCAGTGTCCCCATAAAACGGACGGCTGGCATGACGCCGCTTTCGTCAATGTCGCCAAAATACTGGAGATCACCCTCAACAACGGAAAAGCCGGCGGAAAGCAGCTCGGGCCCGTCACCGGGGACCCGACCGAATGGAAATCCACCGACGACCTGTTCGCGGCGTTTAAGAAACAGATTGAGTATTTTGTCTATTATGTGGCGGAGGCGGACAACTGCGTGGATGTCGCACATACGGAAAGATGTCCTTTGCCGTTTCTTTCCGCTTTGGTGGATGATTGTATCGCCAGAGGCAAATCGCTGCAGGAGGGCGGAGCCGTTTACAACTTTACCGGTCCGCAGGCATTCGGCGTTGCCGACTGCGGCGACTCCGTTTATGCGATACAGAAGAATGTTTTTGAAGATAAAAACATTACGCTCGCCCGGCTGAAGGAAGCGATGGACGCGAACTTCGGTTATGGCGACGGCGGCGTGCGGTCTGCCTCCTCTTTGACGGAGGAGGAAATTGACAGAAGAATGTACCAGGCTCTTGCAAAGCTGGTGGGATGCCACTGCGGAATTGATCTGGCCTCTCTCAGAGACCGGGTAATGGCGGAGATTCAAGCTCCCCCCGAAGGGGATTACGAGTATATTCGTAAGCTGATGGACAGCACGCCGTGTTATGGAAATGACATTGACGAGATCGATATGATCGCACGCAAGTGCGCGCTGCTCTACTGCAAAGAGGTTGAAAAGTACCGGAATCCGCGCGGCGGACTCTTCCAGCCGGGGATTTATCCGGTGTCGGCCAACGTCCTGTTCGGAAAGGACGTCGGCGCTATGCCGGACGGCAGACTCGCAAAGCAGCCCCTGGCGGACGGCTGTTCCCCCAGACCGGGCAAAGATGTCGAAGGACCCACGGCGGCGGCGAATTCCGTTGCCAAGCTGGACCATACGCTCGTTTCCAACGGAAGCCTTTACAATATGAAATTCCTGCCCTCCGCCATTGCGGGGGATACGGGACTGAAGAATTTCGCCTCCGTTGTCAGAAGCTATTTTGACCATAAAGGCCAGCACATCCAGTTCAATGTCGTAGACAGGGAGACCCTGCTGGCCGCCCAGAAAAATCCCGACGATTACAGGGATCTGGTGGTGCGTGTCGCCGGCTACAGCGCGCACTTTGTGGTGCTGGCAAAAGAGGTTCAGGACGATATCATCAGCCGTACGGAGCAGACCTTCCGCTGA
- a CDS encoding GNAT family N-acetyltransferase yields MAETILRTERLILRPWHMEDAQALYEYARDPRVGPIAGWPVHTGVDNSREIIRDILSKEETYAVVLKRDSRPIGSIGLISSEKDGWTLETGGGEIGYWIGVPFWGRGLIPEAVRELMRHGFEDLGLKTLWCGYYEGNDRSRRVQEKCGFLYHHTEHGRLCPLMHETRITHFSCITKEQWHQNISGGRR; encoded by the coding sequence TTGGCTGAGACAATACTGAGAACCGAACGGTTGATTTTAAGGCCATGGCATATGGAGGACGCACAGGCGCTGTATGAATATGCCCGGGACCCCCGCGTGGGGCCGATCGCCGGCTGGCCGGTACATACCGGCGTTGATAACAGCAGAGAGATTATCAGGGATATTCTTTCCAAAGAGGAAACCTACGCCGTCGTCCTGAAAAGGGACAGCCGCCCGATCGGCAGTATCGGCCTGATTTCCTCTGAGAAGGATGGGTGGACTCTGGAAACCGGCGGCGGAGAGATCGGCTATTGGATCGGCGTGCCCTTCTGGGGAAGAGGGCTCATCCCGGAAGCCGTGCGGGAACTTATGCGGCACGGCTTCGAGGACCTCGGTCTGAAAACTCTCTGGTGCGGCTATTATGAGGGAAACGACCGTTCCCGGCGGGTACAGGAGAAATGCGGGTTCCTCTATCATCATACCGAGCACGGCAGGCTATGCCCGCTGATGCATGAAACCCGTATAACGCATTTTTCCTGCATCACAAAGGAGCAATGGCATCAAAATATCTCAGGCGGACGGCGCTGA
- a CDS encoding zinc ribbon domain-containing protein: MMIFKTLMLQLYKPGKQKRDLMDTALLRYSRALQFLMDTYRNEITELSKSEKDITQHQILKMIDRETAKSLNRFDIQPFKDSLLMEFSAIAASYLARRRNHPKTGYPLPFLDAPRYSRAMSDCVAQFDSGKIGPQRFQHRSFKLVDKAGKLRSVYFGRYAMNRDYCLLYDEFKERFYAKLYLMNRADSVPGGYCASGLSLKYVWDGMPFINNLPGQRRYIVVPLAFGKEQYADLKEALKNPRLLHSSRLVKKDRQYYLMVNIECSRQITRETVTTMGVARGVHGGLSYTICDKGGVVRERKRISACQKQNDPSAFSNTIAEIAAKNRSQVVLEANGGKNDRMPVPAQNPELCFSVGDYLLLAQKLKYKLPGKGLPPPVEVSSNGLFLTCPRCGTRTQRNRVTDELFACIRCGYAAEFETVGSENLAKRLDKYHSDKVPITVSKKEDGFLCCNKILGFRCELPPDTTDYTPMFEELDRFIGRMRETYIDDSKRYAVWKKLAQAPDLRKSVHLLLR; this comes from the coding sequence ATGATGATTTTTAAAACGCTGATGCTTCAGCTGTATAAACCCGGAAAACAGAAACGGGATTTGATGGATACGGCCCTTCTGCGCTATTCCCGGGCTTTGCAGTTCCTGATGGACACCTATCGAAATGAAATTACAGAGCTGTCCAAATCAGAGAAGGACATTACGCAGCACCAGATCCTGAAAATGATCGACAGGGAAACCGCCAAGAGCCTGAACCGTTTCGACATACAGCCCTTTAAGGATTCCCTGCTGATGGAATTTTCCGCCATCGCCGCCTCCTATCTTGCGCGCAGGCGCAATCATCCCAAAACCGGGTACCCTCTTCCTTTCCTGGACGCCCCGCGCTATTCCCGCGCAATGTCGGACTGCGTTGCGCAGTTTGACAGCGGGAAGATCGGCCCGCAAAGGTTTCAACACCGCTCCTTTAAGCTGGTGGATAAGGCGGGAAAGCTGCGGTCCGTCTATTTCGGCCGGTACGCAATGAACCGCGATTACTGCCTGCTTTACGATGAGTTTAAGGAACGGTTCTATGCGAAGCTGTATCTGATGAACCGCGCGGACAGCGTTCCGGGCGGGTATTGCGCAAGCGGGCTCAGCCTGAAATATGTCTGGGACGGGATGCCTTTCATAAACAATCTGCCCGGACAGAGAAGATATATCGTCGTCCCGCTGGCTTTTGGAAAAGAGCAGTACGCCGACCTGAAGGAAGCGCTGAAAAATCCGCGCCTGCTGCATTCCTCCCGGCTGGTCAAAAAAGACCGGCAGTATTATCTGATGGTCAATATCGAGTGCAGCCGGCAGATCACCAGGGAAACGGTCACGACCATGGGGGTCGCGCGCGGCGTTCACGGGGGATTGAGCTATACGATCTGCGATAAAGGCGGTGTCGTCAGGGAAAGAAAACGGATTTCCGCATGCCAGAAGCAGAACGACCCGTCCGCCTTTTCCAATACGATTGCGGAAATCGCGGCGAAAAACCGCTCTCAGGTGGTGCTGGAGGCAAACGGCGGAAAAAACGACCGGATGCCCGTTCCCGCGCAGAACCCGGAGCTTTGTTTTTCGGTCGGGGATTATCTGCTGCTTGCTCAGAAATTGAAATACAAACTGCCCGGAAAAGGTCTGCCGCCGCCGGTCGAGGTGAGCTCGAACGGCCTTTTCCTCACCTGTCCCCGCTGCGGGACAAGGACGCAGAGAAACCGTGTGACCGATGAACTTTTTGCGTGTATCCGCTGCGGATATGCGGCTGAATTTGAGACGGTCGGAAGCGAGAACCTTGCGAAAAGGCTGGATAAATATCACAGCGACAAGGTCCCCATCACGGTCTCGAAAAAAGAGGACGGTTTTCTTTGCTGCAATAAAATTCTCGGCTTCCGGTGCGAGCTTCCGCCGGACACGACGGATTATACGCCGATGTTTGAGGAGCTTGACCGGTTTATCGGCAGAATGAGGGAAACCTATATCGACGATTCCAAAAGGTATGCCGTCTGGAAAAAGCTTGCGCAGGCACCCGACCTGCGCAAATCCGTCCACCTCCTTTTGAGGTGA
- a CDS encoding SpoIIE family protein phosphatase, whose protein sequence is MDISIETYSDSVPKYHEGLCDDQIRIVRDESGVAAILADGRNGGARASLLTSFAAKMMVAMRGSGASIDRVADMIAESQPSGGKKGKAGNIAFTLILALFDGTIRVEQFETPDVILLRRGRPVELQTTQRAVQGGTVRSGRITAKKADMIVAVGNGMLTAGRNRKLKDGWNLKNIETYMANAYDSRMSAEDPVRLLLAAGSSLSSGKPASDLSALAFRINCLRAP, encoded by the coding sequence ATGGATATCAGCATTGAGACGTACAGTGATTCCGTTCCCAAGTATCATGAGGGCCTTTGCGACGATCAGATCAGAATTGTACGCGACGAGTCCGGCGTCGCGGCGATTCTTGCGGACGGAAGAAACGGCGGGGCGAGGGCAAGCCTTCTGACCTCCTTTGCCGCAAAGATGATGGTGGCGATGCGCGGCAGCGGCGCGTCCATCGACCGGGTCGCCGATATGATTGCGGAATCCCAGCCGTCCGGCGGAAAAAAGGGGAAGGCGGGGAATATCGCCTTTACGCTGATCCTCGCGCTTTTCGACGGGACGATCCGGGTGGAGCAGTTTGAAACGCCTGACGTGATCCTGCTCCGCAGGGGCAGGCCGGTTGAGCTGCAGACGACCCAAAGGGCCGTGCAGGGCGGAACCGTCCGCAGCGGGAGGATAACGGCGAAGAAAGCGGATATGATCGTCGCGGTCGGCAACGGGATGCTGACCGCCGGAAGGAACAGAAAGCTGAAGGACGGCTGGAATTTGAAAAATATAGAAACCTATATGGCGAATGCCTACGATTCCCGGATGTCGGCCGAAGACCCCGTCCGGCTGCTTCTTGCCGCGGGCAGCTCCCTTTCTTCCGGAAAACCGGCGAGCGATCTGTCGGCGCTGGCCTTCCGGATCAACTGCCTTCGCGCGCCGTAA